A single window of Corvus hawaiiensis isolate bCorHaw1 chromosome 22, bCorHaw1.pri.cur, whole genome shotgun sequence DNA harbors:
- the PDPN gene encoding podoplanin isoform X2, translated as MFVKVPFFIFVLGSVSFVALAQEASSVLEGEESATIDFRDRNDTEFEEFPTVIGHLKTTESAFVLEGESENSTAYEVNTESVNGERSGEPEKTDEGGLGTTALVGIIIGIIVAVGILAGIIIAVARKMSGPKDS; from the exons ATGTTTGTTAAAGTTCCATTCTTCATCTTCGTCCTCGGGAGCGTGTCTTTTGTAGCACTTGCTCAAGAAG caAGCTCAGTTctagaaggagaagaaagtgcAACAATTGatttcagagacagaaatgaCACAGAATTTGAAGAATTTCCAACAGTG ATTGGACACCTGAAGACCACGGAAAGTGCCTTTGTCCTGGAGGGGGAAAGTGAAAATTCTACTGCTTATGAAGTTAACACAGAAAGTGTCAATG GTGAACGGAGTGGGGAACCAGAGAAAACTGATGAAG gTGGTCTGGGAACAACTGCACTGGTTGGAATAATTATTGGAATCATTGTTGCAGTTGGAATCCTTGCAGGAATAATAATTGCTGTTGCAAGGAAGATGTCAG gCCCTAAAGACAGTTGA
- the PDPN gene encoding podoplanin isoform X1 — MFVKVPFFIFVLGSVSFVALAQEASSVLEGEESATIDFRDRNDTEFEEFPTVIGHLKTTESAFVLEGESENSTAYEVNTESVNGERSGEPEKTDEGGLGTTALVGIIIGIIVAVGILAGIIIAVARKMSGRYSP; from the exons ATGTTTGTTAAAGTTCCATTCTTCATCTTCGTCCTCGGGAGCGTGTCTTTTGTAGCACTTGCTCAAGAAG caAGCTCAGTTctagaaggagaagaaagtgcAACAATTGatttcagagacagaaatgaCACAGAATTTGAAGAATTTCCAACAGTG ATTGGACACCTGAAGACCACGGAAAGTGCCTTTGTCCTGGAGGGGGAAAGTGAAAATTCTACTGCTTATGAAGTTAACACAGAAAGTGTCAATG GTGAACGGAGTGGGGAACCAGAGAAAACTGATGAAG gTGGTCTGGGAACAACTGCACTGGTTGGAATAATTATTGGAATCATTGTTGCAGTTGGAATCCTTGCAGGAATAATAATTGCTGTTGCAAGGAAGATGTCAGGCAGGTACTC gCCCTAA
- the PDPN gene encoding podoplanin isoform X3: protein MFVKVPFFIFVLGSVSFVALAQEASSVLEGEESATIDFRDRNDTEFEEFPTVIGHLKTTESAFVLEGESENSTAYEVNTESVNGERSGEPEKTDEGGLGTTALVGIIIGIIVAVGILAGIIIAVARKMSGRP from the exons ATGTTTGTTAAAGTTCCATTCTTCATCTTCGTCCTCGGGAGCGTGTCTTTTGTAGCACTTGCTCAAGAAG caAGCTCAGTTctagaaggagaagaaagtgcAACAATTGatttcagagacagaaatgaCACAGAATTTGAAGAATTTCCAACAGTG ATTGGACACCTGAAGACCACGGAAAGTGCCTTTGTCCTGGAGGGGGAAAGTGAAAATTCTACTGCTTATGAAGTTAACACAGAAAGTGTCAATG GTGAACGGAGTGGGGAACCAGAGAAAACTGATGAAG gTGGTCTGGGAACAACTGCACTGGTTGGAATAATTATTGGAATCATTGTTGCAGTTGGAATCCTTGCAGGAATAATAATTGCTGTTGCAAGGAAGATGTCAGGCAG gCCCTAA